A window of Desulfobulbus oralis genomic DNA:
ACCTGCGCACAAGGGGCGATTGCGCTGGCATGGGGATAGGGCGGCCCGGGAAGCGGTGTACGGGAACAGGAAGCGGATCAGTTCCAGTACGGGCAAGGCGCTTTTGCGGGCGCGGGGCGAGCGGGTGGAACGCAGCTTTGCCCACTGTCCTGACCGGGGCGGCATGCGGCGGGTGCATCTTCGCGGGCTGGCCAATGTGGAGAAGCGTTACATCATCCACATTGCCGGGTTCAATTTGGGGATCCTGCTGCGGGCCTTGTTTGGTTTTGGCAGCCCCAGGGGCTGGGCCGATGCTGGAGCCGGGCTGATTTTTGCCCGAATTGATGAGCTGAACCTGCTCATATTGGTCGTTTGGCTGCCGAATGTGGCTGATGCTCCAGATTGTGTCATGATGGTCATTTCGAGATGGCACAACTGACTCGCAAGGGCACAATCGCCACTTTGTGTCCCCTTCGGAAAATCAACCTTTCTTCAACGGGCTGCTATGGTTATGACGAAGCCGCAGGCGAGCTGAACACCATCACCTATCCCTCCAGCAGGGTGCCGAGCTGGCAGCCGTGACGCGGCGGGATGGATCAGTGGGCTTCACTTTGGGGAATAGGAGCTGGCCCGAGATATCCGCTATCTGCCCTTTGGCAAGACCCAGGTCCAACTCGGCACGGTGCAGAACAACCTGAGGTTCCCGGGCCAGTACTATGATGCCGAGACCGGACTGCACTACAACTGGAACGCTACTACGATCTGGAACCCGGAAGTTATCTCGTACTCGACTCCATTGGCCTTGAAGGGGAACTCAATCTCTATGCCTATGTAGAAAATGATCCGGTGAATTGGAGCGATCCGGTGGGCTTGAAAAGAAGGAGTGGAACATCTTGCAGCCGTTGAAAAACTTGCCGCAGTACGCGTTGTGAGTAAAAACTTTGAAAGACAGAAGAGCCACTCACTGATTCTGCGCTAGTTTAAATTCGAAATTCCTGTAGCATCGACCAGAAATATAATTTTTCAACGGATTGTTAATGACCTGTATGTAATATAGTACGGTAGTTCATCTGCAGGAGTAGGTGTTAGTATATTAAAGTGCTATCAGAAGTGTATATGCTCATGAAATATTCAGTTTCAGAACTGTAAAATTTATATTTAATAGATAATAATTTAGTCATCGACTATTTTTGATGTTATTTCTGAAGATTGTTGCCAATAATACTTGGTATTATATTATTAATAAAAGAGCATATTATTTAAGCATTTTATTATTAATATCATTTAATATAATGATAATATATTTTCTCATAAATTTTGGTATGGATATCATATTTATAATAATAAGTTTTCTATTTTTTCTTATATTGATATTTTTTACTTTAGGTTTAAAAAAATATAGAAATGATGATAACTGCGCCAATTTTTTACCAACGATTTTCAAAAAAGATAGAATTATAAAATTAATCTTTGTATTATTAACCTTGTCAGTGATAATTTTATTTTTACTATTTATTTTTCTTATTTTATTTTTTGATATAGATGTGCTGATTGAATATATAGAATCATATTTTGAATACCTTATTATTGGACTTGGTATAACCATATTTCCATTTGTCCTGAAATATTATCAAGATTAAAATAGAAAAGAGAGTAAGGATTGACAATTACGATGCTGCAGGATGCTTGTTGTAGGAGGGTCTGTGCAACTTCACCTGGGATACCTTGGGACGACTGAAGACAGTCAGCCGGAATGGGCAGACGATAACCGGCTACGGCGATAACAGCCGGAAAACATATTTTATCATGCAATATTAGATTTCCATGCTTATGACTCAATACTGGCCGCATACAAAGCAGAATTTGAGAATAGATCAACATATGATGCATTGCATAATGATAAATTTATTAAAGGAACGAAGTAAAATTAAAAAAGAATTTGAAATAAATTATGTGTATAAATAAAAAAGTGCATGTTATACATCATGATTATATGCAAGATAGGTTGAATAATTTTATTGAAAAGTGAAACAGAGCTTGTACACTTGTCATTAACGAGGAGAATAATGAATAAAACTATTCTGTTAATAATATGTTTTTCTTTTATATCACTTGTTTTAGGTATTTTCACAGGCTATCGAATGAATCCAATAAATGAAGAAACTATAAATGATTTAGAAAGTTTTACTAAAGAATTAGATAAAATTAACAATACTGTTAAGGTTAATACAGATTTTTTCAAGACACAAATGTTTGTCTCAATTTTAATTGACTTGTCGACTAAGATAAAAAACGGTAAAAAAGAAGCTGCACTTGCAGTAATTGAAGGCGTATTAATAGATATACGATCCCAAATTATAGATAATGCAGAAGAGAAATTGAATGATGATGAAAAATTACTGCTTGAACTCATCAATAACCAAATAGCCAACGATAAAAAATTTGAAAGAAACTAGCCAACAACGAGAATTTTCTCTCGCCGAGTCGGGCTATGACGAAGCGAGGCATCTGGTGAGCCAGCGCAATGCCCTGTGCGAGCGGGCGGAGTTCTTCTGGGATGCGCTGACAGCCCGTTGAAAAAGTCGCAGCAGTGCACAATGCGAGTAAAAATTTTCGTCAGACAGAGCCACAACTCACTGATTCTACGCTAGTTGAAAATTGAAATTCCTGTAGAGTGGAACCTGAAATATAGTTTTTCAACAGCCTGCTGAACCGTCCGGTGCGTATCCAGTGGTCAGGCGCTGTGCGGCCGGTGGAGCTGCGCTGGGACCAGGGTACGGTTGGGCGTCTGACGGAGAACAGATGAGGAGTTTGAATGGCGCTTCAGCTACAACGTCTGGGCCGGGTGAGCAGGGGTAGGTGAGCAGGGACGGGACGAGCCGGACTGTGGACATCTGAGAAGAGGCCAAGGCGAGCTGAGCTGCAGCTCCTATCCCTCCGGCACGGTACCGCGCTGGCAGCCGTGATGCGGCGGGATGGATCAGCGGACTTCACTTTGGGGAACACGAGCTGGCCCGTGATATCTGCTATCTGCCCTTTGGCGAGGACCAGGTCCAACTCGGCACGGTGCAGAGCACCCTGCGCTTTCCTGGCCAGTACTATGACGCTGAAACAGGTCTCCACTACAACTGAAACATGTGCTATACTCTGGAAACCGGAAGGTATCTCGTACCCGATCCCTTTGGCCTTGAATGCGGGCTCAATCTCTATGCCTATGTAGAAAATGATCCACTGAACTGGCGCGATCCGGAGGAATTAATTTAGGTAACAACCGGCCACAATTACTACGGCATGAAGAATTGGGGCAGATGGTATTTGAATCGCTGGGGGCTCAGATAAGGAAAGAGATGGATTCAGCTTTTCCTGGAGCAGATCCAGACGAGTTGGTAGGATGAGAACATGATGTATTACAAGAACGGAGATCCGATCCCAATAATCCATGAAAAAATGATAAATTTCCATTGGAAAAAAGATAAGTCATGCAAAAATACAAAAATATTCTAAAACAGACACGAACTCGCGTTTGGAATGAAATTAATGTGTTTTGTGAAATATTTAAGCAAATAATAATTTCTCCTAATAATTTTTTTAAAGATTTGACGAACAAGAGAAAATATATCATATTCTTATTTATTATTAATTTTATCATTGTACTAGTAAAAAGTTTTTTCATAAGCAGAAACAATATAATATTTTTTGAAGATAAAATATTAGATAAAATATTTTCTTTTTTAGCAATTCCACAGGCTATTGTTATTATTACATATTTATCATTTTTTATTTTCTCAATAATATTTTTTATTATTTTAAAATATTCATCAAAAAATTCTTTATCTATTTATTTTTACCCTTCATTTTTGCTTTCGCTGATGTCTATAACTATTATTGGGATTATTGCGCATATAATCTCATTTCCCCTTAATTTTTTTGAAAAATCGTTAGTTTTATATATTAAATATATTTTTTACATATGGGTTATCTTTTTGAATATTTGGCTGGATTCTTGTTGTTTCACCTTATCTTATATTCCTTTCAATTCCTTGAATCTATGAATGCTTGATAAAGGATAATACAATATTGTTTGAAGCTTTTATTCAATTTGCAAGAATGCCGGTAAGAGCTCTATTAAAAAAATCAGCAGGAGTAAGGTACTCTAAATATTTGTTGGACTGAACATTCAACCATTTTGCTGCTTTCCTGAGCTTTTTTTCCGTGACCTTGCGCAAACCGATACCCCTGACAGCCCTTTGAAAAACTCTTCAGGCAAGGCATAATAGTGCACAGGCGATCAAATTGTGTTGAGGAGGCGTCATGAGTCTTGGCCGGAGGCAGGCAGAGCAGAAGAGCATGTGGCTGATCTATGATCAGCTGCCCCAAAGTCAGGGGCATGTCTTTTACGAGTGGCTGCAGAAGCTCCTGCACCAGAAAGCATTTGACGCCTTCCTCGAAAAGCTCTGTGCGCCCTTCTACGCCGAAAAACCCGGCCGCAGGTCCATCCCGCCGGGCCGCTATTTTCGCATGCTTTTGATCGGCTACTTCGAGGGCATCGACTCTGAGCGCGGCATCTGCTGGCGCTGTGCCGACTCCCTTTCTCTGCGCGAATTTCTCCAGCTCGGCCCCACCGAATCCGTGCCTGATCACTCCTCCCTGTGCCGTATCCGGGGGCGTCTGCCGCTGGAAGTTCATCACGAAATGTTTGTCTTTGTGCTGCGGATTTTGGAGCAAGCCAAGCTGCTGAACGGGAAATATCTGGGCATCGACGCCTCTAGCATGGAGGCGAATGCGGCCATGAAGAGCATTGTACGCCGCGATACAGGCGAGACCTACCAGGAAATGCTTGAACGCCTGGCTGAAGAGAGCGGCATCAGGACGCCGACCAGGGCGGAGTTGATCGCCTTTGACCGCAAGCGCCAGGAGAAAACGACTGCCAACAGGGACTGGCAATCGGGCACCGATGAGGATGCGCGCATAGCCAAACTCAGGGATGGCCGTACGCATATGGCGTACAGACCTGAGCATGTGGTTGATCTGGAATCCGGGGCGGTAGTTTCTGCGGTGATACACCCTGCGGATCGGGGCGACACCACAACGCTTGCCACCACACTTGACGACGCCCAGGCCAAGCTGTGCGCGATCAGGGACAAGGAAGACGCGCCCGGCATTGACGAGCCCTTTGCTCTGGTGGCGGACAAGGGCTGTCACAGCCGGAAGGTGCTGAAGGATTTGCCGGATGCCTGTACCAGCCGGATCAGCGAGCCGGCGCACAAGGGGCGATTGCGCTGGAAAGGCGACATGGATGCCCGGGAAGCGGTGTACGGGAACAGGAAGCGGATCGGTTCCGGTACGGGCAAGGCGCTTTTGCGGGCGCGGGGCGAGCGGGTGGAACGCAGCTTTGCCCACTGCCTTGACCGGGGCGGCATGCGGCGGGTGCATCTTTGCGGGCTGGCCAATGTGGAGAAGCGTTACATTATTCATGTTGCGGGGTTCAATTTGGGTATCCTGCTACGGGCCTTGTTTGGTTTTGGCAGCCCCAGGGGTTGGGCCGATGCCCCTGCGGCACTGCTTTTTGCCCGAATCGGCAACCTGAGCCTGCTCATATTGGTCATTTGGCTGCCGAATACGGCTGATAGTCCAGATTGTGTCATGATGGTCATTTCGAGATGGCACAACTGACACGCAGGGGCACAATCGTCCTCTTTGCAAACCGGTCGGGAAAAACAAGTTTCTTCAACGGGCTGATAAAATTGAATTCTGGATTGTATTATGAATAAAAAAGATGCGGTTTTTTATGAAATGTATCCTTATGGATACTGTTTTAAGGGAAATTTAACAATTCTAATTTGGATAACAAATGATAATGAAAGGGATTCCTTTCTTCTTGATAAAGATAAACAATTAGTAACATCAAGTAATATAGAAGGTTTTAGTAAGATTCTTGGAACTGATTTTAACAAGGTTCATTGGAATGAAGGATCATATATTGATTTCGACAAGTTTTTGATTTCATTAAAAACTTTGAAAGTTGATAAATCTTCATCAAAATCAACATGTATACGCTTATTAAATGGTTGGAATTTTATTGAAGACATATTGCATACATTTAACATGGTAGACGAAATAAAAAAATTAAAAACTCCTACTTTAAATAAGGTTTATGAAAAAATATTTCATGGCAATAATCTCCAATCAATTACACCAGAAGGTAAATCTTATAATCCTTTATGGACACGGAGTGAAATAAAGGAAGTGCGCGGTACATTTCTGGAAATATGGAATCTTTTGTTACAAAAAGGAATAATAAAACTATATGAATTATTATAAATGATTCTACGGAAGTCAGGCCTCTGGACTATCAGGCTGTTGAAAAACTATATTTCAGGTTCCACGCTACAGAATTTCAATTTTCAAGTAACG
This region includes:
- a CDS encoding transposase; this translates as MSLGRRQAEQKSMWLIYDQLPQSQGHVFYEWLQKLLHQKAFDAFLEKLCAPFYAEKPGRRSIPPGRYFRMLLIGYFEGIDSERGICWRCADSLSLREFLQLGPTESVPDHSSLCRIRGRLPLEVHHEMFVFVLRILEQAKLLNGKYLGIDASSMEANAAMKSIVRRDTGETYQEMLERLAEESGIRTPTRAELIAFDRKRQEKTTANRDWQSGTDEDARIAKLRDGRTHMAYRPEHVVDLESGAVVSAVIHPADRGDTTTLATTLDDAQAKLCAIRDKEDAPGIDEPFALVADKGCHSRKVLKDLPDACTSRISEPAHKGRLRWKGDMDAREAVYGNRKRIGSGTGKALLRARGERVERSFAHCLDRGGMRRVHLCGLANVEKRYIIHVAGFNLGILLRALFGFGSPRGWADAPAALLFARIGNLSLLILVIWLPNTADSPDCVMMVISRWHN
- a CDS encoding RHS repeat-associated core domain-containing protein, whose translation is MGLEGELNLYAYVENDPVNWSDPVGLKRRSGTSCSR
- a CDS encoding RHS repeat domain-containing protein, whose product is MCYTLETGRYLVPDPFGLECGLNLYAYVENDPLNWRDPEELI